GAGAAGTACGCGACGCTGCGCGGCGCGTCGGCGCCGCTGCGGCGCTGGTACCAGTGGTCTCCGGCCAGGTAGGTGTCGAGGTCGCGGCGGGCGGCCTCGAGCCGCTCGACGAACGCGCCGTCACCGGCGAGCTCCTCGAGGCGTCGGGCCTCGACCGCACCGAGCAGCCGGACCGGGTCACGCCCGGTCGACTCCCACAGGGCCGGGTCGACGGCCTCGAAGACGTCCTGGGTGGGCGGGTGCCAGGACCACCGGAGGTTCCCGGCGAGGACACCCAGCGAGGCGAGCGCCTCGGGAAGGACGGGACGGACGGTGAAACGACGGATGGCACGCACGGCAGGACGGTAGCGCCAAAATGTGAACGATCCAACCCGTGGTCCAGCCCCCACCTCCCGCCACGCTCCCGAGGGGTCCCGGGAACCGGCCGCGTGAGGGACCCGACGCAAGACCCGGCTTGCGCCGACCCTGCCCGGACCGGAAGTGTTGCAGCATGGTCGGACGCATCCCCGTCATGGACGTCGAGCCCCTGGTCGACCTCGGTCGACAGCCTGCGAAGGCCACGGTGGGCGAGCCGTTCCCCGTGACCGCGACCGTGTTCAGAGAGGGACACGACAAGCTCAGCGCCGAGGTGGTCCTCGTGGACCCCCACGGCACTCGCCGAGACCCCGTGCGCATGGTGCCCCAGGGCGACGAGCCCGACCACTACGTCGCGTGGGTCACCCCCGACTCCCCCGGCGCCTGGACCTTCGAGGTGCAGGCCTGGTCCGACCCGATCGCCACCTGGCAGCACGACGCCGGGATCAAGATCCGGGCCGACGTGGACGTCGAGCTGATGTTCACCGAGGGCCGGCTGATCCTCGAGCGGGTCCTGGCCGACCTGTCTCCGAGCGAGGCCCGGGCGCGCGACCTGGTCACCGCCGGCATCGACGCTGCCGGCGACACCGACCGGCCGGTGCCGGCCAGGCTGGCCGCCCTGGAGGCCCCCGAGCTCGCAGCCGTGCTGCGCGAGCACCCGCTGCGCGAGCTGGTCACGGTCGAGGGACCGTTCCCGGCGTACGCCGACCGGGAGCGCGCTCTCTACGGCAGCTGGTACGAGTTCTTCCCGCGCTCGGAGGGCGCGCGGAAGGACCCGCGGACCGGCACGGTCACGAGCGGCAACCTCCGCACGGCCGCGAAGCGGCTGGACGCCGTGGCGGCCATGGGCTTCGACGTCATCTACCTGCCGCCGATCCACCCGATCGGCGAGGTCAACCGCAAGGGCCCCAACAACACCCTGACCCCCGGCCCCGAGGACACCGGGTCGCCGTGGGCGATCGGGTCCAGGGACGGCGGTCACGACGCGATCCACCCCGACCTCGGCACCTTCGACGACTTCGACGCCTTCGTCGAGCGGGCCCGCTCGGTGGGCCTCGAGGTGGCGCTGGACCTCGCCCTGCAGGCCGCGCCCGACCACCCGTGGGTGACCTCCCACCCGGAGTGGTTCACCACGCGTGCCGACGGCACCATCGCCTACGCCGAGAACCCGCCCAAGAAGTACCAGGACATCTACCCGCTCAACTTCGACAACGACCCCGCAGGGATCGCCGACGAGGTGCTGCGGATCGTCCGACTGTGGGTGTCCCACGGCGTTCGCATCTTCCGGGTCGACAACCCCCACACCAAGCCGGTGGCGTTCTGGGAGTGGCTGCTGCGCGAGGTCCGCACCACCGACCCCGACGTGCTCTTCCTCGCCGAGGCGTTCACGAAGCCGGCCATGATGCGCGGCCTCGGTGCGATCGGCTTCCAGCAGTCCTACACCTACTTCACGTGGCGCACGGCCAAGACCGAGATCGAGGACTACCTCGTCGAGCTCGCGACCGAGACCGACCACCTGATGCGGCCCAACTTCTTCGTCAACACCCCCGACATCCTGCACGCCTTCCTCCAGTACGGCGGCCCGCCGGCGTTCAAGATCCGGGCCGCCCTCGCGGCGACCTCGTCCCCCAGCTGGGGCGTGTACGCCGGCTACGAGCTCTTCGAGCACGTCGCGGTCAAGCCCGGGAGCGAGGAGTACCTCGACTCGGAGAAGTACCAGGTCCGTGTCCGCGACTGGGGTGACCCCGAGGCCACCGCCTTCGAGGGGGTCCGCTCGCTGGCGCCGTACCTCACCCGGCTCAACGAGGTCCGCCGCGCGCACCCGGCGCTGCAGCGGCTCCGCAACCTCACCGTCCACCGCACCGACGACGAGCACGTGCTGGCCTTCAGCAAGCGCGAGGGCGACGACGTGGTGGTCGTGGTGATCAACCTGGACCCGCACAGCACCCGCGAGACCACGGTCCACCTGGACCTCCCCGCACTCGGCCTGGACTGGAACGAGTCCTTCGCCGTGCACGACGAGCTCACCGACCAGACCTGGGCCTGGGGCGAGCACAACTACGTCCGCCTCGACCCGTTCATCGAACCAGCCCACGTGCTGGCCGTCAGGAGGACGCGTTGACCGAGGTGATCGCCGACCACCACGGAGTGGAGGAGCCGGCCGACCAGACCCCCGAGTGGTTCAAGACCGCCGTCTTCTACGAGGTGCTGGTCCGCTCCTTCCGCGACGCCAACGCCGACGGGACCGGTGACTTCCGGGGCTTGGTGGAGAAGCTCGACTACCTGCAGTGGCTCGGGGTGGACTGCCTGTGGGTCCCGCCGTTCTTCACCTCGCCGCTGCGCGACGGCGGCTACGACGTGGCCGACTTCACCGACATCCTGCCGGAGTGCGGGACGGTCGAGGACTTCCAGCTGTTCCTCGACGAGGCCCACAAGCGCGGCATCCGGGTGATCATCGACTTCGTCATGAACCACACCAGTGACGCCCACCCGTGGTTCCAGGAGTCGCGACGCGACCCCGACGGCCCGTACGGCGACTTCTACGTGTGGTCCGACACCGACGAGCTGTACGCCGACGCCCGGATCATCTTCGTCGACACCGAGCCGTCGAACTGGACCTGGGACCCGGTCCGCGGTCAGTACTACTGGCACCGGTTCTTCCACCACCAGCCGGACCTCAACTTCGACAACCCGGCCGTCCACGAGGCGATGCTGGAGGCGATGGACTTCTGGCTCGCGATGGGCCTGGACGGCTTCCGCCTCGACGCCGTCCCCTACCTGTACGAGCGGCCGGGCACCAACGGCGAGAACCTCCCCGAGACCCACGAGATGCTCAAGAAGGTCCGGCGGTTCGTCGACCAGAAGTACCCCGGCACCGTCCTGCTGTGCGAGGCCAACCAGTGGCCGGCCGACGTCGTCGAGTACTTCGGCGACCCCTCGGTCGGCGGCGACGAGTGCCACATGGCCTTCCACTTCCCCGTGATGCCCCGCATCTTCATGGCGGTGCGACGCGAGTCGCGCTACCCCATCAGCGAGATCATGGAGCAGACGCCTGACATCCCCGACGGCTGCCAGTGGGGTGTGTTCCTCCGCAACCACGACGAGCTGACGCTCGAGATGGTGACCGACGAGGACCGCGACTACATGTGGGAGGAGTACGCCAAGGACCCCCGCATGAAGGCCAACATCGGCATCCGCCGGCGGTTGGCCCCGCTGCTCGACAACGACGTGAACCGGATGGAGCTGTTCACCGCCCTGCTGCTCTCGCTGCCGGGCTCCCCGGTCCTCTACTACGGCGACGAGATCGGGATGGGCGACAACATCTGGCTCGGTGACCGCGACGGCGTCCGCACCCCGATGCAGTGGACGCCCGACCGCAACGCAGGCTTCTCCTCCGCGACGCCGGGGCGGCTGCACCTGCCGCTGATCCAGGACCCCGTCAACGGCTACCAGAGCGTCAACGTGGAGGCGCAGCTGGAGAACACGTCCTCGCTGCTGCACTGGACGCGCCGGATGATCCACGCCCGGCGCAACCACCACGCCTTCGGGCTCGGCACCTTCACCGACCTCGGGGGCTCCAACCCGAGCGTTCTGTCCTACGTCCGGGAGCACGTCGAGGAGGACGGCCGCGAGGACGTCGTCGTCTGCGTCAACAACCTCTCCCGCTTCCCCCAGCCGGTGCAGCTCGACCTGCGCCACTGGGAGGGCATGGTGCCGGTGGAGCTGCTGGGCGGGGTGCCGTTCCCGCCGATCGGCGAGCTGCCGTACCTCCTGACGATCGGCGGCTACGGCTTCTACTGGTTCCGGCTCACCCGGCCGGCCACCGGCGAGGTGACCTCGTGACGCTGCCGCTGGAGGACTTCCTGACCGGCGCCCGCTGGTTCGGGGGCAAGGGCCGGCCGCTGGCCGTGACCGGTGTCCGCCGGCTCGGGCTGCTCGGTGACGAGCGCCGGGGCACCGGCAGCCCGGCGCTGGCGCTGGACCTCGTGACGGTCGACTACTCCGACGCCGAGGGCGGCACGGAGTACTACCAGCTCCCGCTGTCGTGCTACTCCGAGCCGCAGGCCTCCCTCGAGCACGCCGCCGTCGGCAGCACCGAGGACCCCGACCTGGGGTTCGTCCACGTCTACGACGCGGTCCACGACCGCCAGGCCATGGCCCACCTGCTCGAGGCCTTCGACCGGCAGCCGACCGGCGGGCCGCTGCGATTCGAGCGGCTCCCCGGGCACGACCTCGACCTCGGCACCCACTCGACGCTCTTCTCCGGGGAGCAGTCGAACTCCTCGGTCGCCTTCGGGGAGGACTCCCTGCTCAAGGTGTTCCGCAAGATCACGCCGGGCCGCAACCCCGACATCACGGTCCACGAGGTGCTGACCCGCGCCGGCTCCGACCACGTCGCGGCGCTCTTCGGCTGGCTCGAGTCGGACTCCCTGCTCGAGGGCGAGGTGCTGCAGCTCGCGATGCTGCAGCAGTTCCTCCGCACCGCCAGCGACGGGTGGGAGCTGGCGCTCTCCAGCGTGCGCAACCTGTTCGCGGAGGCCGACCTCCACGCCAACGAGGTCGGCGGCGACTTCGCGGGCGAGGCGCGCCGGCTGGGCGTCGCGCTGCGGGAGACCCACGAGACCCTCGCGCAGCACTTCCCGACCCGGACCCGCTCCACCGACGAGCAGGCCGCGGTCGCCGCGGCCATGAACGCCCGGCTCGACGCGGCCGCCGCGATCGTGCCCCAGCTCGTCGAGCGGGTGCCCGCCGTGCGCCGGGTCTTCGACGCCGCGGCCGGCCTCACCGACGTCGCGGTGCAGCAGATCCACGCCGACCTCCACCTCGGCCAGACGCTGCGGACCGTCAAGGGCTGGAAGATCGTCGACTTCGAGGGTGAGCCCGCCAAGCCGCTCGCGGAGCGGCAGCTGCCCGACACCCCGTGGCGTGACGTCGCCGGCATGCTCCGCTCCTTCGACTACGCCCCGCGCGTCGTCGAGCGCACCTACGACGACTCCGATCCGTCCGCCACCGAGCAGCGCGCCTACCGCTCCGCCGAGTGGTCCAAGCGCAACCGGACCGCGTTCCTCGCTGCCTATGCCGGCCGCGACCTGACCCCGCAGGAGAACCTCCTGCTCGCGGCGTACGTCGCGGACAAGGCCGTCTACGAGACGGTGTACGAGGCACGAAACCGCCCGACCTGGGTGTCCATCCCCCTCGACGCGATCTCCCGAGTGAGGCCCTCATGAGTGCTGTCCTGCCCGTCTCCCACGAAGAGCTCGACCTGCTGGTCCGGGGTGAGCACGGCCACCCCCACGCGGTCCTCGGACCGCACCCGCACGACGGCGCCGTCACGGTCCGGGTGCTCAAGCCGCTGGCCTCCTCGGTCGTCGTGGCCTGGGGCGAGGAGCGCGTGTCCCTCGACCACGAGCACGAGGGGGTCTGGGTGGGGGTGCTGCCGACCACGGAGGTGCCCGGCTACCGGCTCGAGGTCTCCTACGACGGTGGTCCGACCACGCTCGACGACCCGTACCGGTTCCTCCCCACGCTGGGCGAGATGGACCTCCACCTCATCAACGAGGGCCGCCACGAGAACCTCTGGGACGTGCTCGGTGCGCGGGTCCACCACTACGACGGCCCGCTGGGTGACACCGTCTCCGGCACCGCGTTCGCCGTGTGGGCGCCCTCCGCCCGGGGCGTGCGGGTGAAGGGCTCCTTCAACAGCTG
This genomic interval from Nocardioides euryhalodurans contains the following:
- the treS gene encoding maltose alpha-D-glucosyltransferase, coding for MTEVIADHHGVEEPADQTPEWFKTAVFYEVLVRSFRDANADGTGDFRGLVEKLDYLQWLGVDCLWVPPFFTSPLRDGGYDVADFTDILPECGTVEDFQLFLDEAHKRGIRVIIDFVMNHTSDAHPWFQESRRDPDGPYGDFYVWSDTDELYADARIIFVDTEPSNWTWDPVRGQYYWHRFFHHQPDLNFDNPAVHEAMLEAMDFWLAMGLDGFRLDAVPYLYERPGTNGENLPETHEMLKKVRRFVDQKYPGTVLLCEANQWPADVVEYFGDPSVGGDECHMAFHFPVMPRIFMAVRRESRYPISEIMEQTPDIPDGCQWGVFLRNHDELTLEMVTDEDRDYMWEEYAKDPRMKANIGIRRRLAPLLDNDVNRMELFTALLLSLPGSPVLYYGDEIGMGDNIWLGDRDGVRTPMQWTPDRNAGFSSATPGRLHLPLIQDPVNGYQSVNVEAQLENTSSLLHWTRRMIHARRNHHAFGLGTFTDLGGSNPSVLSYVREHVEEDGREDVVVCVNNLSRFPQPVQLDLRHWEGMVPVELLGGVPFPPIGELPYLLTIGGYGFYWFRLTRPATGEVTS
- a CDS encoding maltokinase N-terminal cap-like domain-containing protein; the encoded protein is MTLPLEDFLTGARWFGGKGRPLAVTGVRRLGLLGDERRGTGSPALALDLVTVDYSDAEGGTEYYQLPLSCYSEPQASLEHAAVGSTEDPDLGFVHVYDAVHDRQAMAHLLEAFDRQPTGGPLRFERLPGHDLDLGTHSTLFSGEQSNSSVAFGEDSLLKVFRKITPGRNPDITVHEVLTRAGSDHVAALFGWLESDSLLEGEVLQLAMLQQFLRTASDGWELALSSVRNLFAEADLHANEVGGDFAGEARRLGVALRETHETLAQHFPTRTRSTDEQAAVAAAMNARLDAAAAIVPQLVERVPAVRRVFDAAAGLTDVAVQQIHADLHLGQTLRTVKGWKIVDFEGEPAKPLAERQLPDTPWRDVAGMLRSFDYAPRVVERTYDDSDPSATEQRAYRSAEWSKRNRTAFLAAYAGRDLTPQENLLLAAYVADKAVYETVYEARNRPTWVSIPLDAISRVRPS
- a CDS encoding alpha-1,4-glucan--maltose-1-phosphate maltosyltransferase, which produces MVGRIPVMDVEPLVDLGRQPAKATVGEPFPVTATVFREGHDKLSAEVVLVDPHGTRRDPVRMVPQGDEPDHYVAWVTPDSPGAWTFEVQAWSDPIATWQHDAGIKIRADVDVELMFTEGRLILERVLADLSPSEARARDLVTAGIDAAGDTDRPVPARLAALEAPELAAVLREHPLRELVTVEGPFPAYADRERALYGSWYEFFPRSEGARKDPRTGTVTSGNLRTAAKRLDAVAAMGFDVIYLPPIHPIGEVNRKGPNNTLTPGPEDTGSPWAIGSRDGGHDAIHPDLGTFDDFDAFVERARSVGLEVALDLALQAAPDHPWVTSHPEWFTTRADGTIAYAENPPKKYQDIYPLNFDNDPAGIADEVLRIVRLWVSHGVRIFRVDNPHTKPVAFWEWLLREVRTTDPDVLFLAEAFTKPAMMRGLGAIGFQQSYTYFTWRTAKTEIEDYLVELATETDHLMRPNFFVNTPDILHAFLQYGGPPAFKIRAALAATSSPSWGVYAGYELFEHVAVKPGSEEYLDSEKYQVRVRDWGDPEATAFEGVRSLAPYLTRLNEVRRAHPALQRLRNLTVHRTDDEHVLAFSKREGDDVVVVVINLDPHSTRETTVHLDLPALGLDWNESFAVHDELTDQTWAWGEHNYVRLDPFIEPAHVLAVRRTR